The following are from one region of the Planctomycetia bacterium genome:
- a CDS encoding HPr family phosphocarrier protein, whose product MSGSPVVSRSFTVKLVNGLHLRPWMGFVKLCQRYQAKIEVVKESARCDGRSMLSLLSLSAKCGDVVVIEASGEDAEQALTALIEFLDGYVDAEEME is encoded by the coding sequence ATGAGCGGATCTCCCGTCGTCTCACGTAGTTTTACGGTGAAGCTCGTCAACGGGCTGCATCTCCGCCCGTGGATGGGCTTCGTCAAACTATGCCAGCGTTACCAAGCGAAGATCGAGGTGGTGAAGGAATCGGCCCGCTGCGACGGCCGGAGCATGCTCTCGCTCTTGTCGTTGAGCGCGAAATGCGGCGATGTCGTGGTGATCGAAGCGAGCGGCGAGGATGCCGAGCAAGCGCTCACGGCCCTGATCGAATTTCTCGATGGTTACGTCGACGCCGAAGAGATGGAATAG
- a CDS encoding PTS sugar transporter subunit IIA, whose translation MKFSDFVERKAVKADLSAHTKEGVIRALVQSLLDAGKIVPAEQEGIVKAILKREELGSTGIGRGVAVPHTKHASVKQLVGAVAVSHEGVDFDSLDGEKVYLFFMLISPPDRPGDHLRALENVSRQLRDDSFCKFLKQAKTSDEILHLLDDSDSNQFVS comes from the coding sequence ATGAAGTTCTCCGACTTCGTGGAGCGAAAGGCGGTCAAAGCCGACCTCAGCGCTCACACGAAAGAAGGCGTGATCCGCGCCTTAGTCCAATCGTTGCTCGACGCGGGTAAGATCGTCCCGGCGGAGCAAGAAGGAATCGTCAAGGCGATTCTCAAACGTGAAGAACTCGGCAGCACCGGCATCGGCCGGGGCGTGGCGGTTCCTCACACGAAGCATGCGAGCGTGAAACAACTCGTCGGTGCGGTTGCGGTGAGCCATGAAGGGGTCGATTTCGACAGCCTCGACGGTGAGAAAGTCTACCTCTTTTTCATGCTGATCTCGCCTCCCGATCGCCCCGGCGACCACTTGCGCGCCCTCGAAAACGTCTCGCGTCAGCTGCGCGACGATTCATTCTGCAAGTTCCTGAAACAAGCCAAAACGTCCGACGAAATCCTGCATCTGCTGGACGACTCGGACAGCAACCAGTTCGTGTCGTAG
- the raiA gene encoding ribosome-associated translation inhibitor RaiA, with amino-acid sequence MSTRHGHLSEATQEKLHAKLEKVVRLFDRVMEIELTVDLEHKDNTHVELRVDTEHKHDFVAKEEAADLMAAVDGVIHKIEQQLRKYKEKVQEHRGPGLRQQAADAGADAE; translated from the coding sequence ATCTCGACACGCCACGGCCATTTGAGCGAAGCCACCCAGGAAAAATTACACGCCAAGCTGGAGAAGGTAGTCCGGCTTTTCGACCGCGTTATGGAAATCGAGCTCACGGTCGACCTAGAGCATAAAGACAATACCCACGTAGAGTTGCGCGTCGACACCGAACACAAACACGACTTCGTCGCCAAAGAAGAAGCGGCGGATCTCATGGCGGCCGTCGACGGCGTGATCCACAAGATCGAACAGCAACTGCGGAAGTACAAAGAGAAGGTTCAAGAACATCGCGGTCCGGGCCTACGCCAGCAAGCGGCCGACGCCGGCGCGGACGCAGAGTAA